TCCGGCGAGGCTTTCCAGGCCGGCCATCACGTCGAAAAGCTCCTCCAGATCCCGCTCGCTAAGCTGGCGCACGCGTGCGCCGCGGTTGGGCAGGAGCTCGATGAAGCCCTCCGCAGCCAGGACCTTGAGCGCCTCGCGCAGTGGCGTCCTGGAGATTCCAAGCATCTCGCAGAGTTGCCGTTCGGGAACGCGTGCACCCTCTGGAATGTTGCCTTCGACGACGTAGTCGCGAAGCCGCAGCAGGATTTCGCCATGCAGCGAGGCCTCCTGGCGGTCCGGCTGGGCGATCGGCACTCCGGTTTCGGGAATCGTGGATTTCATTTGCATAACAGTAATTTGCGGAATCTGCGGCGTCGACGATCTAAATCGAATACCAAAAATAAGTTGAAAAGACAAAAAATGAATGCAAAATGACCCTCAAGGCGCGTTTTTGGAGGTTGTCATGCGACAAGGACGGCATTTTCTGCAGATTCCGGGCCCGAGCCCGGTTCCAGACCGCGTTCTCCGCGCCATGGACATGCCCGTGATCGATCACCGCAGTGCCCAGTTCGCCGAGCTCGGCCGGGCGGTGCTGGAGGGTAGCCAGAGGATTTTCCAGACCGCTGGACCGGTGGTGATCTTCCCGTCGTCAGGGACAGGCGCCTGGGAGGCCGCAATCGTCAATACGCTTTCGCCCGGCGACAAGGTCCTGATGGTGGAGACCGGCCACTTTGCGACCCTGTGGCGCCAGATGGCGGGCCGTTTCGGGATCGAGGTCGATTTCATTGCCGGGGATTGGCGTCGCGGGGCCGACCCCGCCGAGATCGAGGCCAGGCTCGCGGAGGATGCCGCACACGCGATCAAAGCGGTGATGGTGGTCCATAACGAGACGTCGACCGGCGCCACTAGCCGTATCGCCGACATCCGCGCCGCGATTGATCGGGCCGGACATCCCGCATTGTTGATGGTCGACACCATCTCTTCGCTCGGGTCGGTCGACTACCGGCATGACGAATGGAAGGTCGACGTCAGCGTCAGTTGCTCACAAAAGGGTTTCATGCTGCCGCCCGGCCTCGGCTTCAACGCGATCTCGGAGAAGGCCCGCGCCGCCGCCAGAACCAACCGGATGCCGCGCTCCTATTTCGACTGGGAGGAGATGCTGAAGCCGAACGCGAAGGGCTTCTTCCCGTATACGCCGGCGACAAACCTGCTCTACGGGCTGCGTGAGGCGATCGCGATGCTGCTGGAAGAGGGGCTCGACAATGTGTTCGCGCGTCACCAGCGGCTTGCCGCAGCGACGCGAGCGGCGGTCCATCACTGGGGGCTGGAGGTGCTGTGCCAGGAACCTCAGGAGCATTCGCCCGTGCTAACCGCCGTCCTGATGCCGCCGGGGCACGACGCCGATCAATTCCGTCAGGTCGTGCTCGACAACTATAACATGTCGCTCGGCGCAGGCCTGTCGAAAGTCGCGGGCAAGGTGTTCCGCATCGGCCATCTCGGCGAATGCAACGAGCTCACGCTGCTCGGGGCGTTGACCGGCGTCGAGATGGGGTTGTCGGTCGCCGGCGTACCGCATCGGGCAGGCGGCGTGGCGGCTGCGATGAGCTACCTCGAAGGCCGAACGGAAACCAACAATCCCACGCCTCTCAAAGTGGTGGGCGTGTAACGCAATCGGCAGACCGAACTTCGTCGGTCCGTTGAGGCCTCTATCGTTTCGCGAATTCCATTGGCCGCTCTGTTTGTCAGCGAATCCGTCGAAGCGATCCAAAGAACATCAGGCGCAAGCGCCGACAGCTAATGGGGAAGATATGCGCAAGGTAACAGGCGTCGCCGTTGGACTGCTACTGGCTGCAGGCGCAATGCCGGCACTGGCATGGGAGCCGACGAAGCCGGTCGAGATCGTGGTTGCGGCGGGTGCCGGCGGCGCCTCGGATCAGATGGCCCGCATGATGCAGGCGGCGATCCAGAAGAATGGCTTGATGAAGGCTCCGATCGTGGTGTCCCTGAAGGGTGGGGCATCCGGCGCCGAAGCGCTCATGTACATGAAATCCAGCGATGGCGACGCCAACAAGGTGCTGATCGCCTATTCCCTGATTTACATGCTGCCGCTGTCAGCGAAAATTCCCTTCAATTGGCGCGACCTCACACCCGTGGCTGTCGTGGCGATGGATCAGTTCGTCCTGTGGGACAATGCGGCAGGTCCAAAGTCGGTCAAGGACTTCATCGCTGCCGCGAAGGCCGCCGCGCCTCCGTTCAAGATGGGCGGCACGGGTTCCAAACCTGAGGATCATGTGCTCACGATATTCATGGAAAAGAAGACCGGCGCCAAATTTTCCTACCTGCCGTACAAATCCGGCGGCGAAGCCGCAACGCAGCTGGTCGGCAACCACACCGAATCCAACGTCAATAATCCTTCCGAAAATCTGGAAGTCTGGCGCGCCGGCCAGGTGCGCGCGCTCTGCGTGTTCGACAAGGAGAGAATTTCCTACACCACCAAGGTGACCGAAACGCAGTCGTGGAACGATATTCCGACCTGCAAAGAAGAAGGTCTCGATGTGCAGTATCTGATGCTGCGCGCGATGTTCCTGCCCGGAAAAGTCAGCCAGGAGCAACAGGCATTCTACGTCGACCTGCTTCAAAAGATTTCCCAGACGCCCGAGTACCGGAACTACATGGAGAAGCAGGCGCTGAAGCCGGTCTTCCTCAAGGGGCAGGAGATGCTCAAATTCCTCGAAGAGGATGACGCGTTGAACAAGTCGCTGATGACGGAAGCAGGGTTTGCAGCGCCGTAAGCCTTCGCGCTCCCGCTCTGCTGTCGAAGAAAGACCACGAAATCAGCCGTGAGAGACCATGTCCAACACTGATATTGAAATTGTCGTCGATGATCCGACCGCGCCCGAGGCGGATTCGCCAGTGGTCACCAGCACTCGCGCGGTCGACGTGGTCGTCTCCCTCCTGCTGCTCGGGCTCGCAGTGACGCTCGGATACGATAACTGGCGCACCGGCGCAGGATGGGAGTCGACCGGCCCGCAGGCCGGCTATTTCCCGTTCTATCTCTCCGTCATCCTTGCAGGCGCGAGTCTCTACGGCCTGATCGCCGCATTCCTGTCGCGCAAGGAAGCCCGAGAGACGTTTGTCACGCAGGCCCAGCTGCGCCGCGTGATGGCGGTATTCGTGCCGACGCTGCTGTTCTGCCTCGCCATGCAGTTCCTCGGGCTCTATGTCGCAAGCTTCCTGCTGATTGCGGGTTTCATGCGAGTGGTCGGCAAGATCGCGTGGTGGAAATCGCTGCTCACCGCCTTGGTGTTCACCGCCGTGATGTTCGTGACCTTCGACATCGCCTTTGACGTCATCATGCCGAAGGGTCCGCTCGAAGCGGCGCTCGGCCGCTAGGAAGCCTGTCATGGAAGCATTT
This portion of the Bradyrhizobium sp. AZCC 2262 genome encodes:
- a CDS encoding pyridoxal-phosphate-dependent aminotransferase family protein, translated to MRQGRHFLQIPGPSPVPDRVLRAMDMPVIDHRSAQFAELGRAVLEGSQRIFQTAGPVVIFPSSGTGAWEAAIVNTLSPGDKVLMVETGHFATLWRQMAGRFGIEVDFIAGDWRRGADPAEIEARLAEDAAHAIKAVMVVHNETSTGATSRIADIRAAIDRAGHPALLMVDTISSLGSVDYRHDEWKVDVSVSCSQKGFMLPPGLGFNAISEKARAAARTNRMPRSYFDWEEMLKPNAKGFFPYTPATNLLYGLREAIAMLLEEGLDNVFARHQRLAAATRAAVHHWGLEVLCQEPQEHSPVLTAVLMPPGHDADQFRQVVLDNYNMSLGAGLSKVAGKVFRIGHLGECNELTLLGALTGVEMGLSVAGVPHRAGGVAAAMSYLEGRTETNNPTPLKVVGV
- a CDS encoding tripartite tricarboxylate transporter TctB family protein; the protein is MSNTDIEIVVDDPTAPEADSPVVTSTRAVDVVVSLLLLGLAVTLGYDNWRTGAGWESTGPQAGYFPFYLSVILAGASLYGLIAAFLSRKEARETFVTQAQLRRVMAVFVPTLLFCLAMQFLGLYVASFLLIAGFMRVVGKIAWWKSLLTALVFTAVMFVTFDIAFDVIMPKGPLEAALGR
- a CDS encoding Bug family tripartite tricarboxylate transporter substrate binding protein, with product MRKVTGVAVGLLLAAGAMPALAWEPTKPVEIVVAAGAGGASDQMARMMQAAIQKNGLMKAPIVVSLKGGASGAEALMYMKSSDGDANKVLIAYSLIYMLPLSAKIPFNWRDLTPVAVVAMDQFVLWDNAAGPKSVKDFIAAAKAAAPPFKMGGTGSKPEDHVLTIFMEKKTGAKFSYLPYKSGGEAATQLVGNHTESNVNNPSENLEVWRAGQVRALCVFDKERISYTTKVTETQSWNDIPTCKEEGLDVQYLMLRAMFLPGKVSQEQQAFYVDLLQKISQTPEYRNYMEKQALKPVFLKGQEMLKFLEEDDALNKSLMTEAGFAAP